In the Mycolicibacterium thermoresistibile genome, one interval contains:
- a CDS encoding TetR/AcrR family transcriptional regulator, translating to MSEVADTTARQEITPTNGGTTSGAAAGANRRGNRLPRDERRNQLLIAASEVFVDRGYHAAGMDEIAERAGVSKPVLYQHFSSKLELYLAVLQRHVDNLVSGVRQALRTTTDNRQRLRAAVQAFFDFIEHDGQGYRLIFENDYVTEPQVAAQVKVATEACTDAVFDLISQDSGLEAHRARMIAVGLVAISVDCARYWLHADRPISKEDAVEGTVQFAWGGLSHVPLTRS from the coding sequence ATGAGTGAAGTCGCCGACACCACGGCGCGGCAGGAGATCACACCGACGAACGGGGGAACCACGTCGGGTGCCGCAGCGGGCGCGAACCGACGTGGCAACCGACTGCCTCGGGACGAACGCCGCAACCAGTTACTGATCGCCGCCAGCGAGGTTTTCGTCGATCGCGGCTATCACGCCGCCGGGATGGACGAGATCGCCGAACGGGCGGGTGTGAGCAAGCCCGTTCTGTACCAACACTTCTCATCGAAGCTGGAGCTGTACCTCGCGGTGCTGCAGCGGCACGTCGACAATCTGGTCTCCGGGGTCCGGCAGGCGTTGCGCACCACCACCGACAACCGGCAGCGGCTGCGGGCCGCGGTGCAGGCGTTCTTCGATTTCATCGAGCACGACGGTCAGGGTTACCGGCTGATCTTCGAGAACGACTACGTCACCGAGCCGCAGGTGGCCGCCCAGGTCAAGGTCGCCACCGAGGCGTGCACCGACGCGGTGTTCGACCTGATCAGCCAGGATTCCGGGCTGGAGGCACACCGGGCCCGGATGATCGCGGTGGGCCTGGTGGCCATCAGCGTGGACTGTGCCCGGTACTGGCTGCACGCCGATCGTCCGATCTCCAAGGAGGACGCGGTGGAGGGCACGGTTCAGTTCGCCTGGGGCGGACTGTCCCACGTGCCGCTCACGCGTTCTTGA
- a CDS encoding DUF3152 domain-containing protein, translating into MTHEPGGRGGSRVPALRNEWREPLRAKRDPLASDSGRVRSNREDRRRWRKQTWLGRFVSTYGWRAYALPVLTVLTVVVIYQTIAGTGVGSDPDADGGPLQGPPTMDAASTIVGAPPKGLTEFDANLPTGILPEGGPYTLAGAKTWRIVPGTTPQVGEGTERVFTYTVEVEDGVDTTAYGGDDGFARMVTETLANPKSWIHNPQFGFIRVDAGYPGQPDFRVSLTSPMTVREGCGYEIQLEASCYNPSYGGQPRVFINEARWVRGAVSFQGDIGSYRQYLINHEVGHAIGYQRHEGCGGEGELAPVMMQQTFSTNNDDAARFDPGTVQADGLTCRFNPWPYPIA; encoded by the coding sequence GTGACTCACGAGCCGGGGGGTCGCGGGGGTAGTCGCGTGCCCGCGCTGCGCAACGAGTGGCGAGAGCCGCTGCGGGCCAAACGTGATCCCTTGGCGTCCGACTCGGGGCGCGTGCGTTCCAACCGCGAAGACCGGCGGCGGTGGCGCAAACAGACCTGGCTCGGGCGTTTCGTGTCCACCTACGGCTGGCGGGCCTACGCGTTGCCCGTGCTCACCGTGCTGACCGTGGTGGTCATCTATCAGACCATCGCCGGTACCGGCGTCGGGTCCGACCCGGACGCCGACGGGGGCCCGCTGCAGGGGCCGCCCACCATGGACGCGGCCAGCACCATCGTCGGCGCCCCGCCGAAGGGTCTGACGGAGTTCGACGCCAACCTGCCGACCGGGATCCTGCCCGAGGGCGGCCCCTACACCCTGGCCGGCGCCAAGACCTGGCGCATCGTGCCCGGAACCACGCCGCAGGTCGGGGAGGGCACCGAACGGGTGTTCACCTACACCGTCGAGGTCGAGGACGGGGTGGACACCACCGCCTACGGGGGCGACGACGGGTTCGCCCGGATGGTCACAGAGACCCTGGCCAACCCCAAGAGCTGGATCCACAATCCGCAGTTCGGATTCATCCGGGTGGACGCCGGCTATCCGGGGCAGCCGGACTTCCGGGTGTCGCTGACGTCGCCGATGACCGTGCGGGAGGGCTGCGGATACGAGATCCAACTGGAGGCGTCCTGCTACAACCCCTCGTACGGCGGGCAGCCCCGGGTGTTCATCAACGAGGCCCGCTGGGTGCGCGGCGCGGTGTCGTTCCAGGGCGACATCGGGTCCTACCGGCAGTACCTGATCAACCACGAGGTCGGTCATGCGATCGGCTACCAGCGCCACGAGGGGTGCGGCGGCGAGGGCGAGTTGGCCCCGGTGATGATGCAGCAGACGTTCTCGACGAACAACGACGACGCCGCGCGGTTCGACCCGGGGACCGTGCAGGCCGACGGATTGACCTGCCGCTTCAACCCGTGGCCGTATCCGATCGCCTGA
- the moeZ gene encoding adenylyltransferase/sulfurtransferase MoeZ, translated as MSSPLPPLVEPAAELTREEVARYSRHLIIPDVGVEGQKRLKNARVLVIGAGGLGSPALLYLAAAGVGTLGVIDFDVVDESNLQRQVIHGQADVGRPKAESARDTIRAINPFVDVRLHQFRLDRSNAVDLFSEYDLILDGTDNFATRYLVNDAAVLAGKPYVWGSIYRFEGQVSVFWEDAPNGQGLNYRDLYPEPPPPGMVPSCAEGGVLGILPATIGAIQGTEAIKLITGIGETLLGQLLIYDALEMSYRKIRIRKDPSTPAITELIDYEEFCGVVSDAAAEAAADSTVTPRELRELLDAGKVALVDVREPVEWEINRIEGAELIPKSEIESGVGLAKLPMDRAPVLYCKTGVRSAEALAAVKRAGFADAMHLQGGIVAWAKQLEPDMVMY; from the coding sequence GTGTCGTCACCGCTGCCGCCGCTGGTCGAGCCGGCGGCCGAACTGACGCGCGAGGAGGTCGCTCGTTACAGCCGCCACCTGATCATTCCGGACGTGGGGGTCGAGGGCCAGAAGCGGCTCAAGAACGCCCGCGTGCTGGTGATCGGCGCCGGTGGCCTGGGCTCTCCGGCGTTGCTGTACCTGGCCGCGGCCGGTGTGGGCACCCTCGGCGTCATCGATTTCGACGTCGTCGACGAATCGAATCTGCAGCGGCAGGTGATCCACGGGCAGGCCGACGTCGGCCGGCCCAAGGCCGAGAGCGCCCGCGACACCATCCGGGCGATCAACCCGTTCGTCGACGTGCGGCTGCACCAGTTCCGGCTGGACCGGTCCAACGCGGTCGACCTGTTCAGCGAGTACGACCTCATCCTGGACGGCACCGACAACTTCGCCACCCGGTACCTGGTCAACGACGCCGCCGTGCTGGCCGGCAAACCCTACGTGTGGGGTTCGATCTATCGGTTCGAGGGTCAGGTGTCAGTGTTCTGGGAGGACGCCCCCAACGGTCAGGGTCTGAACTACCGCGACCTGTATCCGGAGCCGCCGCCGCCCGGCATGGTGCCGTCCTGCGCCGAGGGCGGGGTGCTGGGCATCCTGCCCGCCACGATCGGCGCCATCCAGGGCACCGAGGCGATCAAGCTGATCACCGGCATCGGGGAGACGCTGCTCGGGCAGTTGCTCATCTACGACGCCCTGGAGATGAGCTACCGCAAGATCCGGATCCGCAAGGACCCGTCCACGCCGGCGATCACCGAGCTCATCGACTACGAGGAGTTCTGCGGGGTGGTCTCCGACGCGGCTGCCGAGGCCGCCGCCGACTCCACCGTGACGCCGCGCGAGCTGCGGGAACTGCTCGATGCGGGCAAGGTGGCGCTGGTGGATGTCCGGGAGCCCGTCGAGTGGGAGATCAACCGGATCGAGGGCGCCGAACTGATCCCGAAGTCGGAGATCGAATCCGGGGTGGGGCTGGCGAAGCTGCCGATGGACCGCGCTCCGGTGCTGTACTGCAAGACCGGGGTGCGGTCGGCCGAGGCGCTGGCCGCGGTGAAAAGGGCCGGTTTCGCCGACGCGATGCACCTGCAGGGCGGCATCGTGGCGTGGGCCAAGCAGCTCGAACCGGACATGGTGATGTACTGA
- a CDS encoding TIGR02569 family protein: MTVERPPEHVLAAFGLAGVRPVPLGSEWEGGWRCGEVVLSMVADHARAAWSAKVRETLFVDGVRLARPVRSTDGRYVVAGWRADTFVAGVPEPRHDEVVSAGVRLHEATAKLERPRFLTQPPIAPWGDVDVFIAADRAAWEERPLHSLPPEARVAPGSADGQRSIELINQLASLRRPTRSPSQVVHGDLYGTVLFAGAAAPGITDITPYWRPASWAAGVAVVDALSWGEADDGLIERWSSLPEWPQMLLRALIFRLAVHALHPRSTAEAFPGLARTAALVRLIL; this comes from the coding sequence ATGACCGTGGAGCGACCGCCGGAGCATGTGCTGGCGGCATTCGGGCTCGCCGGTGTCCGCCCGGTGCCGCTCGGCTCGGAGTGGGAGGGGGGATGGCGTTGTGGTGAGGTCGTGCTGTCGATGGTGGCCGACCATGCCCGGGCCGCCTGGTCCGCCAAGGTCCGCGAGACGCTGTTCGTCGACGGTGTGCGGCTCGCCCGCCCGGTCCGGTCCACCGACGGACGTTACGTGGTCGCCGGGTGGCGGGCCGACACGTTCGTAGCCGGCGTCCCCGAGCCCCGCCACGACGAGGTCGTCTCGGCCGGGGTGCGGTTGCACGAGGCGACCGCGAAGCTCGAGCGGCCGCGGTTTCTCACCCAGCCGCCGATCGCACCGTGGGGCGACGTCGATGTCTTCATCGCGGCGGATCGGGCCGCATGGGAGGAACGGCCGCTGCACTCGCTGCCGCCGGAAGCCCGGGTGGCGCCCGGGTCGGCCGACGGTCAACGCTCCATCGAGCTGATCAATCAACTCGCCAGCCTGCGCCGGCCCACCCGGAGTCCGAGTCAGGTGGTGCACGGGGACCTGTACGGGACGGTGCTGTTCGCCGGGGCCGCGGCACCGGGGATCACCGACATCACCCCGTACTGGCGGCCGGCGTCGTGGGCGGCCGGGGTGGCGGTGGTGGACGCGCTGTCCTGGGGTGAGGCCGACGACGGGCTCATCGAACGGTGGAGCAGTCTGCCGGAATGGCCGCAGATGTTGTTGCGGGCGTTGATCTTCCGGCTCGCGGTTCACGCCCTGCATCCACGTTCCACCGCGGAGGCCTTCCCGGGGCTGGCCCGCACCGCCGCGTTGGTGCGGCTGATCCTGTAG
- a CDS encoding MGMT family protein → MAPVTDEQVEAVRALVAAIPSGRVVTYGDIAAAAGLSSARTVGWIMRTDSADLPWYRVIAASGRPAPHLAARQLELLRTEGVLAVDGRVPLRVYRHRLEI, encoded by the coding sequence ATGGCGCCGGTCACCGACGAGCAGGTGGAAGCCGTCCGCGCGCTGGTCGCCGCCATACCGTCCGGACGGGTCGTCACCTACGGCGACATCGCCGCTGCCGCAGGGCTTTCGAGTGCGCGAACGGTGGGTTGGATCATGCGCACCGATTCCGCGGACCTGCCCTGGTACCGGGTCATCGCCGCGTCCGGGCGTCCCGCGCCGCACCTGGCGGCCCGGCAGCTGGAACTGCTGCGCACCGAAGGGGTGCTCGCCGTCGACGGCCGGGTGCCGCTGCGCGTGTATCGCCACCGCCTCGAAATCTGA
- a CDS encoding alpha/beta fold hydrolase — protein sequence MSTHPSGLHVYRYGPAGPPRLLAIHGLTGHGRRWQTLATRHLPEIAVAAPDLIGHGRSSWAAPWTFEANVGALVALLEDQADGPVVVVGHSFGGAVAMHLAAARPDLVAGLVLLDPAIGLDGEWMREIAESMLASPDYPDREEARTEKFTGSWADVEPAELDRDLDEHLIALPGGRFGWRICVPAMMAYWSELARDVVLPPSGIPTTLVRAAWTDPPYVTGELLDGLSQRLGADLTLVDLDCLHMVAQAKPAETAELIRRHLG from the coding sequence GTGAGCACTCACCCCTCGGGTCTGCACGTGTATCGCTACGGTCCGGCCGGCCCGCCGCGGTTGTTGGCCATCCACGGGCTGACCGGTCACGGCCGGCGGTGGCAGACGCTGGCCACCCGGCACCTGCCGGAGATCGCGGTCGCCGCACCGGATCTGATCGGCCACGGCCGGTCCTCGTGGGCGGCGCCGTGGACGTTCGAGGCCAATGTCGGCGCCCTGGTGGCGCTGCTCGAGGATCAGGCGGACGGACCGGTCGTGGTGGTCGGCCACTCCTTCGGCGGTGCGGTGGCGATGCACCTGGCCGCCGCCCGGCCGGATCTGGTGGCCGGGCTGGTGCTGCTGGATCCGGCGATCGGCCTGGACGGCGAATGGATGCGCGAGATCGCCGAGTCGATGCTGGCCTCGCCGGACTACCCCGACCGCGAGGAGGCCCGCACCGAGAAGTTCACCGGGTCCTGGGCGGACGTCGAACCGGCCGAACTGGACCGCGATCTCGACGAGCACCTCATCGCACTGCCCGGCGGCCGGTTCGGCTGGCGGATCTGCGTTCCGGCGATGATGGCCTATTGGAGCGAGTTGGCCCGCGATGTGGTGTTGCCGCCCAGCGGTATTCCCACGACGCTGGTGCGTGCGGCGTGGACCGACCCGCCGTATGTGACCGGTGAACTGCTCGACGGGCTGTCGCAGCGGTTGGGCGCCGACCTCACCCTCGTCGACCTCGATTGTCTGCACATGGTCGCGCAGGCCAAACCCGCCGAGACCGCAGAGTTGATCCGCCGTCATCTGGGTTGA